A window of the Aquarana catesbeiana isolate 2022-GZ linkage group LG05, ASM4218655v1, whole genome shotgun sequence genome harbors these coding sequences:
- the LOC141145656 gene encoding uncharacterized protein codes for MEDQEDSPVETIDVYLEPDPEEEVEARSRRTVKRIRVEESPDEDEDDESEQEDGNDSDYSPPTHGRNLRRRRQYYCAECEKCFKHSAALEAHRRIHKSDKGFPCDVCNARFSLKSDLMVHQRQHVPKNSLESPQTSRTPTESSNSSASNSPLLDEKPHQCNFCEKRFRDKTILEAHQRIHTGKLAYPCPVCDESFSKPALLAAHSNIHREGKPFHCDQCDKKFNDQTLLVAHKRTHTGEKPQKCNHCNKWFPNRSSLEAHGECHLKPKPYKCRHCEKSFNDKSLLITHEGVHTDTKPFKCTQCSESFFLKTQLMAHQATHAPDKPFPCNQCERSFNKEETLLAHIRVHNMQNAEKPKAVN; via the coding sequence ATGGAGGATCAAGAAGACAGCCCCGTGGAGACCATTGATGTCTATCTTGAGCCTGACCCAGAAGAGGAAGTGGAGGCACGCAGCAGAAGAACTGTGAAAAGGATCCGGGTTGAGGAAAGCcctgatgaagatgaggatgatgaGAGTGAGCAGGAAGATGGAAATGACAGCGATTACTCTCCCCCTACACACGGGAGGAACCTGAGGAGGCGCCGGCAGTATTACTGCGCAGAGTGTGAGAAGTGTTTCAAGCATAGTGCTGCCCTGGAAGCCCATCGCCGGATCCATAAGAGCGACAAAGGCTTCCCGTGTGATGTCTGCAATGCCCGGTTCTCTTTGAAATCCGACCTAATGGTTCATCAGAGGCAGCATGTGCCAAAAAACAGCTTAGAAAGTCCGCAAACGAGCCGGACACCCACCGAAAGCTCCAACTCGAGCGCCAGTAATAGCCCTCTGCTGGATgaaaagcctcatcagtgcaatttCTGCGAGAAAAGGTTCCGAGACAAGACCATCCTGGAAGCCCATCAGAGAATCCACACTGGAAAACTTGCCTATCCCTGCCCAGTGTGCGACGAGAGCTTCTCGAAGCCGGCTCTGCTTGCCGCTCACAGCAACATTCACCGAGAGGGCAAACCTTTCCACTGCGACCAGTGTGATAAAAAATTCAACGATCAGACGCTCTTGGTGGCCCACAAGAGGACCCACACCGGGGAGAAGCCTCAGAAGTGTAACCACTGCAACAAATGGTTCCCTAACCGCAGCAGCCTGGAAGCCCATGGTGAGTGCCACCTGAAACCCAAGCCGTACAAGTGCCGTCATTGCGAGAAGAGCTTCAACGACAAGTCCCTGCTCATCACCCACGAGGGAGTGCACACAGACACTAAGCCCTTCAAGTGCACTCAGTGCAGCGAGAGCTTCTTCCTGAAGACGCAGCTGATGGCGCACCAGGCCACCCACGCTCCCGATAAACCTTTCCCATGCAACCAGTGCGAACGGAGCTTCAACAAAGAGGAGACCCTACTGGCTCACATCCGGGTGCACAACATGCAAAACGCTGAGAAGCCAAAAGCCGTCAATTAG